Proteins encoded together in one Prionailurus viverrinus isolate Anna chromosome B1, UM_Priviv_1.0, whole genome shotgun sequence window:
- the CNOT7 gene encoding CCR4-NOT transcription complex subunit 7, with the protein MPAATVDHSQRICEVWACNLDEEMKKIRQVIRKYNYVAMDTEFPGVVARPIGEFRSNADYQYQLLRCNVDLLKIIQLGLTFMNEQGEYPPGTSTWQFNFKFNLTEDMYAQDSIELLTTSGIQFKKHEEEGIETQYFAELLMTSGVVLCEGVKWLSFHSGYDFGYLIKILTNSNLPEEELDFFEILRLFFPVIYDVKYLMKSCKNLKGGLQEVAEQLELERIGPQHQAGSDSLLTGMAFFKMREMFFEDHIDDAKYCGHLYGLGSGSSYVQNGTGNAYEEEANKQS; encoded by the exons ATGCCAGCAGCAACTGTAGATCATAGCCAAAGAATTTGTGAAGTTTGGGCCTGCAACCTGgatgaagagatgaagaaaattcGTCAAGTTATCCGAAAATACAATTATGTTGCTATG GATACCGAGTTTCCAGGTGTGGTTGCGAGACCTATTGGAGAATTCAGGAGCAATGCTGACTATCAGTACCAACTATTGCGATGTAATGTAGACTTGTTAAAGATAATTCAGCTAGGACTGACATTTATGAATGAGCAAGGAGAATACCCTCCAGGAACTTCAACTTGgcagtttaattttaaatttaatttgac GGAGGACATGTATGCCCAGGACTCTATAGAGCTACTAACAACATCTGGCATCCAGTTTAAAAAACATGAGGAGGAAGGAATTGAGACCCAGTACTTCGCAGAACTTCTTATGACATCGGGAGTGGTCCTCTGCGAAGGGGTCAAATGGTTATCATTTCATAG TGGTTATGACTTTGGCTATTTAATCAAAATCCTGACCAACTCTAACTTGCCTGAAGAAGAACTTGACTTCTTTGAGATTCTTCGATTATTTTTTCCTGTCATATATGATGTGAAGTACCTCATGAAGAGCTGCAAAAATCTCAAA ggTGGTTTACAGGAAGTTGCTGAACAGTTAGAGCTGGAACGGATAGGACCACAGCATCAAGCAGGATCTGATTCATTGCTCACAGGAATGGCCTTTTTCAAAATGAGAGAA ATGTTCTTTGAAGATCATATTGATGATGCCAAATATTGTGGTCATTTGTATGGCCTTGGTTCTGGTTCATCCTATGTACAGAATGGCACAGGGAATGCATATGAAGAGGAAGCCAACAAGCAGTCATGA